One stretch of Haladaptatus sp. R4 DNA includes these proteins:
- a CDS encoding metal-dependent hydrolase, with translation MMATTHALVGVLLGSVSLFVAPELAPVAVLAGFAGGVFPDLDLYSGHRKTLHFPVYFSIAAVATLAIAAVVPTALTFAVGFFLLAAAAHSVSDAFGGGLELKPWLGQSERAVYDHFRGQWISPRRWIRYDGAPEDFALGFAVALPSLVLYDGTIQTLVVAAVLISGVYALLRKPLVRIAEWMVGQIPDHLLAYVPDRFVGDFV, from the coding sequence ATGATGGCAACGACCCACGCCCTCGTCGGCGTGCTACTCGGGAGCGTCTCGCTCTTCGTCGCGCCGGAGTTGGCTCCGGTCGCGGTTCTCGCGGGATTCGCTGGCGGCGTGTTTCCGGACTTGGACCTGTACTCGGGTCACCGGAAGACCCTGCACTTCCCGGTATACTTCTCGATCGCGGCGGTTGCAACGCTGGCGATCGCAGCGGTCGTGCCGACAGCGTTGACGTTCGCCGTCGGGTTCTTCCTCCTCGCGGCGGCGGCGCACTCCGTTTCGGACGCGTTCGGCGGCGGCTTGGAACTCAAGCCGTGGCTCGGCCAGTCCGAGCGTGCGGTGTACGACCACTTCCGCGGTCAGTGGATTTCCCCGCGTCGCTGGATTCGCTACGACGGTGCGCCGGAGGACTTCGCGCTCGGATTCGCGGTCGCACTGCCCAGCCTCGTGCTCTACGACGGAACGATTCAAACGCTCGTGGTCGCCGCAGTCCTGATTTCGGGCGTCTACGCGCTTCTACGCAAGCCTCTCGTGCGAATCGCGGAATGGATGGTCGGGCAGATTCCCGACCACCTGCTGGCGTACGTTCCCGACCGCTTCGTCGGGGATTTCGTCTAG
- a CDS encoding DUF2270 domain-containing protein, translating to MTTNESDEPSNNSGTEIGAGLFEENMGPSSALAHMYRGEIHRMKFWRERLDRTSNWAITLMAAILTWAFSNRTNPHYIVLLAIITVSIFLLIEARRYRAYDIWRSRVRMLQQNVFALALDDSKGVVDEDWRQKLSEDYRKPKMKVSLEEALAHRLRRVYAPLFCILLLAWVFQLTAYTPSAKWPHSAAIEMVPGTVVTGLVVAFYAGIFVIAYRPRTWHINGEILPSDVTGWDYSRD from the coding sequence ATGACAACCAACGAATCAGACGAACCATCGAACAACAGTGGTACAGAGATCGGAGCGGGATTGTTCGAGGAGAACATGGGTCCGAGTTCGGCGCTCGCACACATGTATCGTGGAGAAATCCACCGCATGAAGTTCTGGCGCGAGCGCCTCGACCGGACGAGCAATTGGGCGATAACGTTGATGGCGGCCATCCTGACGTGGGCGTTTTCGAACCGGACCAATCCCCATTACATCGTCCTCCTCGCTATCATCACGGTGAGCATCTTCCTGCTCATCGAGGCCCGCAGGTACCGCGCCTACGACATCTGGCGGTCTCGGGTCCGCATGCTCCAGCAGAACGTCTTCGCGTTGGCGCTCGACGACTCGAAAGGCGTGGTGGATGAGGACTGGCGGCAAAAGCTGAGCGAGGACTACCGGAAACCGAAAATGAAGGTGTCCCTGGAGGAGGCGCTGGCCCACCGACTGCGTCGGGTGTACGCCCCGTTGTTTTGCATTCTGCTCCTCGCGTGGGTGTTCCAGTTGACGGCCTACACGCCGTCGGCGAAGTGGCCCCACTCGGCGGCGATCGAAATGGTTCCCGGTACGGTCGTCACCGGTCTCGTCGTGGCCTTCTACGCGGGAATATTCGTCATCGCCTATCGTCCTCGGACGTGGCACATCAACGGCGAAATCCTGCCGAGCGACGTGACCGGATGGGACTACTCGCGGGACTGA
- a CDS encoding cold-shock protein codes for MAKGKVDFFNDTGGYGFISTDDADDDVFFHMEDVGGADLEEGQEIEFDIEQAPKGPRAKNVTRL; via the coding sequence ATGGCGAAAGGCAAAGTTGATTTCTTCAACGACACTGGCGGCTACGGTTTCATCTCGACGGACGACGCGGACGACGACGTTTTCTTCCACATGGAGGACGTGGGTGGCGCTGACCTCGAAGAGGGACAGGAAATCGAATTCGATATCGAACAGGCCCCGAAAGGCCCCCGAGCGAAGAACGTCACCCGTCTGTAA
- a CDS encoding DUF2182 domain-containing protein yields MMHIFRPVRAFLARQRHPVVLFTYGLAALAWLLLVTRSVPMPGADMVMRMSAPGMPEAMALSGGLLGVGLYLLVWGAMITAMMYPSSANAFRAYYEANRDTTSGRRKTAVVATMATYTFVWVLTGLVPLGVALVIPIATLTPGNWTLLLAVTLLLLSAYQLTSLKRHHLDHCRSPERDFAGGTSGIPNAVRSGWRLALDSIGCCWALMALMIVVGSMNLLWMAALTVLISAEILAPGGERLAKGIGVLSGLGGIGVVIVGAM; encoded by the coding sequence ATGATGCACATCTTCCGTCCAGTGCGGGCGTTCCTCGCCCGGCAGCGACATCCGGTCGTCCTGTTCACGTACGGACTCGCAGCGCTCGCGTGGCTCCTTCTCGTGACCCGTAGCGTTCCCATGCCCGGGGCAGACATGGTCATGCGGATGTCGGCACCGGGGATGCCGGAGGCCATGGCCCTGTCGGGCGGACTCCTCGGCGTCGGTCTCTACCTGCTCGTGTGGGGGGCGATGATAACGGCGATGATGTACCCGTCGTCAGCAAACGCGTTTCGGGCGTACTACGAGGCAAATCGGGACACGACGAGCGGCCGGAGGAAGACAGCCGTCGTCGCCACGATGGCCACGTACACGTTCGTCTGGGTTCTCACCGGTTTGGTGCCGCTCGGCGTCGCCCTGGTGATTCCCATCGCCACCCTCACACCCGGAAACTGGACGCTCCTCCTGGCAGTCACGTTGTTGTTGCTATCGGCCTATCAACTCACCTCGCTCAAGCGCCACCACTTGGATCACTGTCGTTCACCCGAGCGCGATTTTGCGGGTGGAACGAGTGGGATTCCGAACGCGGTTCGGTCGGGGTGGCGACTGGCACTCGACAGCATCGGCTGTTGCTGGGCGTTGATGGCGCTCATGATCGTCGTCGGGTCGATGAACCTGCTTTGGATGGCCGCCCTCACCGTGCTGATCTCGGCCGAAATACTGGCACCCGGCGGGGAACGACTGGCCAAGGGCATCGGCGTGTTGTCCGGTCTCGGTGGAATCGGTGTGGTGATCGTGGGAGCGATGTGA
- a CDS encoding MATE family efflux transporter, with protein sequence MDSRFPNPARLIILGIGLSLSRLGLVEPKNVRRTTDLAWPRIVTGIARMSKNAVDVAFVGIAIGPAAIAGVGFASPFWGMAFSLGGGFAGGTIALVSQRYGAGAYEEMGQAIRSSAALVLLVSLPVAAVFWLFSSELISLITDKPAIVRLGTTYLHIISVGVPLASLNLVASRIYIGADDAWTPMVIRAGGAVSNIVLSAVFVFGFGWGVAGAAWGTLLSNIVVTVAFVVGVVAGRLPGMGDLPVKVDPFGTYLDVETFRQLVHIGLPVVGRNMVWTVAKFPMLAIVNLFGPSVAAAYVISRRIWGLMNTPGWGFGLASSSLVGQELGVGNERTAETYARDVVLFSVATYFVAAAIVFAFAKPIVLLFVSDPGDPSVSTAVSLVYVSCFAILAQGVNGAVAGPLDASGDTRWPFFAQAAGMFLCSIPAAYLGATIPAIGIAGLYLSYIAETTVPAVLNYHRFSTGRWKVISRNFRPEATYADD encoded by the coding sequence GTGGACTCCCGTTTCCCGAACCCGGCTCGATTGATCATTCTCGGCATCGGTCTCTCGCTCTCCCGTCTCGGCCTCGTCGAACCGAAAAACGTGCGGCGAACGACGGATCTGGCGTGGCCCCGTATCGTTACCGGTATCGCTCGCATGTCGAAAAACGCCGTCGACGTGGCGTTCGTCGGCATCGCTATCGGTCCCGCGGCCATCGCTGGTGTCGGCTTCGCTTCGCCGTTCTGGGGGATGGCGTTCTCGCTCGGCGGGGGATTCGCGGGCGGAACGATCGCACTCGTTTCACAGCGCTACGGGGCGGGAGCGTACGAGGAAATGGGCCAAGCGATTCGGTCGAGCGCGGCGCTCGTCTTGTTGGTTTCTCTCCCCGTCGCGGCCGTCTTCTGGTTGTTTTCCTCGGAACTCATCTCGTTGATCACCGACAAACCGGCCATCGTCCGATTGGGCACGACGTATCTTCACATCATCTCGGTGGGTGTCCCACTCGCGTCGCTCAACCTCGTCGCGAGTCGGATCTACATCGGTGCCGACGACGCGTGGACCCCGATGGTGATCCGTGCGGGCGGTGCCGTGAGCAACATCGTTCTGAGCGCCGTCTTCGTCTTCGGGTTCGGATGGGGTGTCGCCGGTGCGGCGTGGGGGACCCTCCTCTCGAACATCGTCGTGACAGTCGCGTTCGTCGTCGGCGTCGTCGCCGGTCGCCTTCCGGGAATGGGTGACCTCCCCGTGAAGGTGGACCCCTTCGGAACGTATCTCGACGTGGAAACGTTTCGGCAGTTGGTCCACATCGGCCTTCCGGTCGTCGGTCGGAACATGGTGTGGACGGTCGCCAAATTCCCGATGCTGGCCATCGTGAACCTGTTCGGTCCGAGCGTCGCCGCCGCCTACGTGATCAGTCGACGGATTTGGGGTCTGATGAACACGCCCGGATGGGGATTCGGGCTGGCATCGAGCAGCCTCGTCGGGCAGGAACTCGGGGTCGGGAACGAACGAACCGCCGAGACGTACGCCCGCGACGTCGTCCTCTTCTCGGTAGCCACGTACTTCGTCGCGGCCGCCATCGTGTTCGCGTTCGCCAAACCCATCGTGCTTCTGTTCGTCTCCGACCCAGGTGATCCGTCGGTATCGACGGCGGTTTCGCTCGTGTACGTCTCCTGTTTCGCCATTCTGGCGCAGGGTGTCAACGGTGCGGTTGCCGGTCCGCTTGACGCCAGCGGTGACACCCGCTGGCCCTTCTTCGCCCAAGCGGCCGGGATGTTCCTCTGTTCGATTCCGGCGGCGTATCTCGGTGCGACGATACCGGCGATCGGAATCGCCGGACTGTATCTGTCGTACATCGCCGAAACGACGGTTCCCGCGGTGCTCAACTATCACCGGTTCTCGACCGGTCGGTGGAAGGTCATCAGTCGAAACTTCCGACCGGAAGCGACGTATGCCGACGACTGA
- a CDS encoding HalOD1 output domain-containing protein: MKESPTEIPSDSTEISKQRDYERTIDANESVCEAVVSAITALENVDIADLEPLYSAVDGDALERVTSSNSVSYVSFDYVGYRVEVHDGSRVVISLKE; this comes from the coding sequence ATGAAAGAGTCACCAACCGAGATACCTTCCGATTCGACCGAGATATCGAAACAACGCGACTACGAACGCACCATCGACGCCAACGAGTCCGTCTGCGAAGCCGTGGTATCAGCAATCACTGCGTTGGAAAACGTCGATATAGCTGATCTCGAACCGCTGTACTCTGCCGTCGATGGGGATGCTCTCGAACGGGTAACCTCGTCGAATTCGGTATCGTACGTTTCGTTCGACTACGTCGGATACCGGGTCGAAGTACACGACGGGTCGCGCGTGGTCATCTCCCTCAAGGAGTGA
- a CDS encoding helix-turn-helix domain-containing protein produces MSKEWGPDDIFDVLASETARDILLLSSSTAMSAGQLARECDASKPTVYRRINKLQEYDLLEQRMVIDNGGNHYNTYRTNMDRICFDIRGDEFVVTIRFEEDLIDRFVSAWTKLGQSETGDN; encoded by the coding sequence GTGAGTAAGGAGTGGGGGCCGGACGACATCTTCGACGTTCTCGCCAGCGAGACCGCGAGGGACATCCTCCTCTTGAGCAGTTCGACAGCCATGTCCGCAGGGCAACTCGCTCGGGAGTGTGATGCGTCGAAGCCGACCGTCTATCGGCGGATAAACAAACTTCAGGAGTACGACCTCCTCGAACAGCGGATGGTCATCGACAATGGGGGAAACCACTACAACACCTACCGGACGAACATGGACCGTATCTGCTTCGACATCCGCGGTGACGAGTTCGTCGTCACTATCCGGTTCGAGGAGGACCTCATCGACCGGTTCGTTTCCGCGTGGACCAAGCTTGGACAGTCGGAGACGGGGGACAACTGA
- a CDS encoding GNAT family N-acetyltransferase, whose protein sequence is MDSGVSLTRTNIDGYEDELRELLLDYFASADEQGREWFDDDDFGADAERLVADDIGRLESTTLTEPLFLALDDGRIVGSVQLKRLDETTGEVKRLYVKPADRGQGIGRRLVDEVLVEAVSDGFETLRLGVAPYHERAQSLYRDLGFEFTEPYGKSQTPAEIRDDWNFMALSIVD, encoded by the coding sequence ATGGACTCTGGGGTATCCCTCACCAGAACGAATATCGATGGATACGAAGACGAGTTGCGCGAACTGCTTTTGGACTACTTCGCCAGCGCGGACGAACAGGGGAGGGAGTGGTTCGACGATGATGATTTCGGTGCCGACGCCGAACGGCTCGTGGCCGACGACATCGGGCGACTCGAATCGACGACGCTGACCGAACCGCTCTTTCTGGCGCTGGACGACGGCCGAATCGTCGGATCGGTGCAACTGAAGCGATTGGACGAGACGACCGGGGAGGTGAAACGACTCTACGTGAAACCGGCCGACCGGGGTCAGGGAATCGGTCGGAGACTCGTGGACGAAGTATTGGTGGAAGCGGTTTCGGACGGCTTCGAGACGCTCCGGTTGGGTGTGGCCCCGTACCACGAGCGCGCCCAGTCGTTGTATCGCGACCTCGGGTTCGAGTTCACCGAACCGTACGGGAAATCCCAGACTCCGGCGGAAATCCGGGACGACTGGAACTTCATGGCGCTCTCGATCGTGGACTGA
- a CDS encoding sulfatase gives MDQNLLFICIDCLRRDFLSENHSDTPFIDSLLDRGTIYTELFSTATTTTPSVASILTGTYSEYNGVNSLRQCGLDPEVSTLAELFGDAGFETAAMATGPLVEETGIQRGFDHFWYRDKDELLTNDWHETAVENLESLSEPFALYLHLWEIHTPIDVPEQFDEPTYGDTPYARMLSALDRALESFVNEIPDDTLIVLHGDHGESLTSRTTATQTALKRLRDTARYERGIDTRRLERHINRFMDRFAPDFRDHYLEGGHGETVLDFMSNVPLVLVGSDVESATVDTQCRQIDVLPTLLDYFGIESSPSLIGESLLPADSIQDRPAYIRACGASLRGEANWQRGVRYDGYKYVEYPNRDWESELYHFESDPKELRLVDNKAKCDELKSDFPSQELRQVDDIDIHDRLADLGYL, from the coding sequence ATGGATCAAAATCTGCTGTTTATCTGTATCGATTGCCTCCGGCGAGATTTCCTCTCGGAAAACCATAGTGACACGCCATTTATCGATTCATTGCTCGACAGAGGGACGATATACACTGAACTGTTCTCGACGGCGACGACGACGACACCATCGGTCGCAAGCATATTGACGGGGACGTACTCCGAATACAACGGTGTCAACTCTCTGAGACAGTGCGGCCTCGATCCCGAGGTATCCACGTTAGCCGAACTGTTCGGCGATGCTGGTTTTGAGACTGCTGCAATGGCCACCGGACCGTTAGTCGAAGAAACAGGGATACAACGCGGCTTCGACCACTTCTGGTACCGAGACAAGGACGAACTTCTCACTAACGACTGGCACGAAACGGCTGTGGAGAATCTCGAATCTCTGTCCGAACCGTTTGCACTCTACCTTCATCTCTGGGAAATTCATACTCCGATCGATGTGCCGGAACAATTCGACGAGCCAACCTATGGTGATACACCGTATGCACGAATGCTCAGTGCGCTTGACCGAGCGCTGGAATCGTTCGTCAATGAGATACCCGATGATACGCTCATCGTTCTCCACGGCGACCACGGTGAATCTCTTACCAGTCGAACCACCGCGACCCAAACCGCCTTGAAGAGACTCCGCGATACGGCGCGATATGAACGAGGCATCGACACACGACGGTTGGAACGGCACATCAACAGATTCATGGACCGGTTTGCCCCCGATTTCCGCGACCACTACCTCGAAGGAGGGCATGGAGAAACGGTTCTCGATTTTATGTCCAACGTTCCGCTTGTGCTCGTCGGATCCGACGTAGAGAGTGCAACTGTGGACACACAATGTCGACAAATCGACGTACTCCCGACGCTGCTAGACTACTTCGGGATCGAATCGTCACCTTCACTCATCGGTGAATCCTTACTGCCAGCAGATTCCATACAGGACCGACCAGCATACATTCGAGCCTGCGGTGCGAGTCTCCGAGGGGAGGCGAACTGGCAGCGTGGGGTCAGATACGACGGTTACAAATACGTCGAATATCCCAATCGAGACTGGGAATCGGAACTCTATCATTTCGAATCCGACCCGAAAGAGCTCCGATTGGTCGATAACAAGGCCAAGTGCGACGAACTGAAATCCGACTTCCCAAGCCAAGAGTTGAGACAAGTTGATGACATCGACATTCACGACCGGCTAGCTGACCTTGGATACCTCTAA
- a CDS encoding cupin domain-containing protein: MEITDSRSLPSAEGPDEYFTGDTRIDPLFDPQDDARAAAASVTFEPGARTAWHTHPLGQRLVITSGCGLVQREDGPIEQVRAGDVVWFPPGEKHWHGASPDKAMTHIAIQEELDGEVVTWMEHVTDDEYEGNE, from the coding sequence ATGGAAATCACAGACAGCCGTTCACTACCGTCTGCCGAAGGCCCGGATGAATACTTCACGGGGGACACTCGAATCGATCCCCTGTTCGACCCGCAGGACGACGCCCGCGCAGCGGCGGCGAGCGTTACCTTCGAACCTGGCGCGCGGACCGCGTGGCACACCCATCCGCTGGGGCAGCGACTCGTCATCACGAGCGGATGCGGTCTCGTTCAGCGCGAGGATGGCCCGATCGAGCAGGTTCGCGCGGGCGACGTCGTCTGGTTCCCGCCGGGCGAGAAGCACTGGCACGGGGCGTCACCGGACAAGGCGATGACGCACATCGCGATTCAGGAGGAACTCGACGGAGAGGTCGTTACGTGGATGGAACACGTCACCGACGACGAATACGAAGGGAACGAATAG
- a CDS encoding MFS transporter, which yields MRIGGGLVGDRVGRRRTFITSVVLAAVFVFALPFVHSNTMIYVVLVGLGASLGPLASLWSPIILTRFGPENATATVGLLNISIAQSAFLGPLAVSVLDRVTGGYVAPLVAVSVVTVLGAGFFYRGTSSEGE from the coding sequence TTGCGAATCGGCGGCGGGCTCGTCGGTGACCGTGTCGGTCGGCGTCGGACGTTTATAACGAGTGTAGTTCTCGCGGCTGTATTCGTTTTCGCGCTCCCATTTGTCCACTCAAATACGATGATCTACGTGGTGCTCGTTGGTCTCGGTGCCAGTCTCGGACCTCTCGCTTCGCTGTGGTCGCCGATCATCCTCACCCGCTTCGGACCTGAGAATGCGACCGCGACTGTCGGCTTGCTCAATATCTCGATAGCTCAGTCGGCTTTCCTCGGTCCACTCGCCGTCAGTGTACTCGATCGCGTGACCGGCGGGTACGTCGCTCCGCTCGTCGCAGTGAGCGTCGTTACCGTCCTCGGTGCCGGGTTTTTCTATCGGGGCACGAGTTCGGAAGGCGAGTGA
- a CDS encoding SDR family oxidoreductase translates to MSTEFGSELDGQVAIVTGASSGIGGATAKSLASRGASVVLAARREDELTELADQIESDGGQALVVATDITEDDDIDNVVEATLDEYGRIDILVNNAGLMPLAHIAQADRETLQTTIDVNLSGLIKLTHAVVPTMLEQESGHIVNLSSVVGRFLQPNSSHYNATKAGVKMFGDSLRLDVAEAGIHVATIEPGAVDTELLEHIPDDEVQAGVKEHVGSMEALAPEDIARTITFVVTQPERVDINEVLIRPLDQVQP, encoded by the coding sequence ATGTCGACAGAATTCGGTTCGGAGTTGGACGGACAGGTCGCAATCGTCACCGGGGCATCGTCCGGAATCGGAGGTGCAACCGCTAAATCACTCGCTTCCCGAGGAGCGAGCGTCGTGCTCGCGGCCCGACGGGAAGACGAACTCACGGAACTCGCAGACCAAATCGAGAGCGATGGCGGCCAAGCGCTCGTCGTTGCAACCGATATTACGGAAGACGACGACATCGACAACGTAGTCGAGGCCACCCTCGACGAGTACGGTCGCATCGATATCCTCGTGAACAACGCCGGTCTCATGCCGCTCGCACACATCGCACAGGCGGACCGTGAAACGCTTCAGACGACGATCGACGTGAACCTCAGCGGGCTCATCAAACTCACGCACGCCGTCGTTCCGACGATGCTGGAACAGGAGAGCGGGCACATCGTCAACCTCTCCTCCGTCGTCGGTCGATTCCTTCAGCCGAACAGTTCCCACTACAACGCGACGAAGGCTGGCGTCAAGATGTTCGGTGACTCGCTCCGTCTCGACGTCGCCGAGGCCGGAATCCACGTCGCCACGATCGAACCGGGCGCGGTCGACACCGAACTCCTCGAACACATCCCCGACGACGAGGTCCAGGCGGGGGTCAAGGAGCACGTCGGGTCGATGGAAGCACTCGCACCCGAGGACATCGCTCGGACGATCACGTTCGTCGTCACACAACCGGAGCGCGTCGATATCAACGAAGTTCTGATTCGACCGCTCGACCAGGTTCAACCGTAA
- a CDS encoding helix-turn-helix domain-containing protein, whose translation MTITTEFVIRSPSLPLVDLAESIPSNQVECVHGLCRERTARVFVVYLDPNDDVSEDELLAFDEVVETTPLGRASGKDVYQLTIELEDVVSDAFAPERFTASQVEPTVVMPDGWYEEKLFQNYNAFNGMRTRCEEYGIEVELISISQNPPEDDESSEYGLTERQEEALQLAIGRGYYEAPRQVSTEELAEEMGISQPSMSSLLRRAERQLLTSALGSQPQIDALSK comes from the coding sequence ATGACAATCACCACGGAATTCGTTATCCGTTCGCCCTCGCTTCCGCTCGTTGATCTCGCCGAATCGATTCCCTCGAACCAAGTCGAGTGCGTTCACGGGCTTTGTCGGGAACGAACCGCTCGCGTATTCGTCGTCTATCTCGATCCGAACGACGACGTCTCCGAAGACGAGCTTTTGGCTTTCGACGAGGTCGTAGAGACGACTCCACTCGGACGTGCGAGCGGCAAGGACGTCTATCAACTCACCATCGAACTGGAGGACGTCGTCTCGGATGCGTTCGCTCCCGAACGGTTCACTGCGAGCCAAGTCGAACCGACGGTCGTCATGCCCGACGGGTGGTACGAAGAGAAGCTCTTTCAGAACTACAATGCGTTCAACGGGATGCGAACCCGTTGTGAAGAGTATGGAATCGAGGTCGAACTGATCTCAATCTCCCAGAATCCCCCCGAGGATGACGAGTCGTCCGAGTACGGGCTGACCGAGCGGCAAGAAGAGGCACTCCAGTTGGCGATTGGTCGGGGGTATTACGAAGCCCCGCGCCAGGTCAGCACCGAGGAACTCGCCGAGGAGATGGGAATCTCACAACCCTCGATGTCGAGCCTGCTCCGTCGCGCCGAGCGTCAACTCCTCACCTCGGCGCTCGGTTCACAGCCGCAGATAGACGCCCTCTCCAAATAG
- a CDS encoding Fic family protein has translation MEGSQLVDNAPGTLVSYGRESYYKPDPLPPSRELELDEEFYETLADATFWLGQLSGISRELDFPPVLYTSLLRKEAMESAEIEGADIDYNALYSLETRALDDTTDATALSSGTPTADTKDTREVLNYEQAVKDGIQAIDDGEMLSVDLLHALHETLLTGVPDDRVDTNTIGAYKTHPNHLGDFLPAVPAVVEGLMDALMTYYRTGGVYHPLIDIALFHYQFETIHPYGDGNGRLGRLLITLQLYDHDYLQRPNLYLSEYFNRNKPAYVDRMTAVRTDGDWEAWLSFFIEGIAKQAEESVTRTLALDELRRRYEDEYGGLAYTKNQLACTLFEQPYLTTKTVTKLFDVEPSTASRSIAALEEEGVLEEVTGKARNKEYRAKEIFDILERPPQTY, from the coding sequence ATGGAAGGGAGTCAGTTAGTAGATAACGCTCCGGGGACGCTCGTTTCGTACGGACGAGAATCCTATTACAAGCCCGACCCACTTCCACCGTCACGGGAGCTGGAACTCGACGAGGAGTTCTACGAGACGCTCGCGGACGCGACGTTCTGGCTCGGCCAACTCAGTGGCATCAGCCGTGAACTTGATTTCCCACCCGTCCTCTATACCTCCCTCCTTCGAAAGGAGGCGATGGAGTCCGCCGAAATCGAGGGAGCGGACATCGACTACAACGCCCTCTACAGTCTCGAAACACGCGCGCTGGACGACACGACCGACGCCACTGCGCTCAGCTCAGGAACACCGACTGCCGATACGAAGGATACGCGTGAGGTGCTGAACTACGAACAAGCCGTTAAAGACGGCATCCAGGCCATCGACGACGGAGAGATGCTTAGCGTTGACCTGCTGCACGCACTTCACGAAACGCTCCTCACCGGTGTGCCTGACGACCGCGTCGACACCAATACCATCGGAGCGTACAAGACCCACCCGAATCACCTCGGGGATTTCCTCCCGGCAGTTCCCGCCGTCGTCGAGGGTCTCATGGACGCCCTGATGACGTACTATCGGACGGGCGGTGTCTACCACCCGCTCATCGACATCGCGCTCTTCCACTATCAGTTCGAAACGATCCATCCCTACGGTGACGGAAACGGTCGACTCGGACGTCTCCTCATCACGCTCCAACTGTACGATCACGACTACCTCCAGCGGCCGAATCTCTACCTGAGCGAGTACTTCAACCGAAACAAGCCTGCCTACGTCGACCGGATGACCGCCGTGCGGACGGACGGCGACTGGGAGGCGTGGCTCTCGTTCTTCATCGAAGGAATCGCCAAGCAAGCCGAAGAATCCGTCACCCGTACGCTCGCACTGGACGAGCTGCGGCGGCGATACGAGGACGAGTACGGCGGCCTCGCGTACACGAAGAACCAACTCGCCTGCACGCTCTTCGAGCAGCCGTACCTCACGACTAAGACCGTCACGAAACTGTTCGACGTCGAGCCATCGACGGCGTCCCGTTCGATTGCTGCCTTGGAGGAGGAGGGTGTTCTCGAAGAAGTAACTGGAAAAGCGCGGAACAAGGAGTATCGTGCGAAGGAGATCTTCGATATTCTCGAACGGCCACCGCAGACCTATTGA
- a CDS encoding PIN domain-containing protein has translation MSDAYVFDTEAIIAFLYDEPGHAVVANLLSDVETDAEGYLTEANASEVFYLVARFEGTDDDTPTTTSLRTADRDIRALERRGLAIERTDWRLTGEVKADGHISLADANAVALAHERDATLVAGADDDFEELPLDVDVFRFRNHGV, from the coding sequence ATGAGCGACGCGTACGTCTTCGACACCGAGGCGATTATCGCGTTTCTCTACGACGAACCCGGACACGCTGTCGTCGCCAACTTGCTCAGCGATGTCGAAACCGACGCCGAAGGCTACCTCACCGAGGCGAACGCCAGCGAGGTGTTCTACCTCGTTGCGCGCTTCGAGGGCACCGACGACGATACACCGACCACCACCTCGCTCCGCACGGCGGATCGTGATATTCGCGCCCTCGAACGTCGTGGGTTAGCAATCGAGCGCACTGACTGGCGACTCACCGGCGAGGTGAAAGCCGACGGCCACATCTCGCTTGCCGACGCCAACGCAGTTGCGCTGGCCCACGAACGGGATGCGACGCTCGTCGCTGGTGCAGACGACGATTTTGAGGAGCTTCCGCTCGATGTCGATGTGTTTCGGTTCCGGAATCACGGCGTCTGA
- a CDS encoding AbrB/MazE/SpoVT family DNA-binding domain-containing protein, with translation MASSTRDPEVVRVSQKGQATIPKALREKFGIETPGEVFVYEEGERIIIEPIPSFDELHGIHAGEHEPGEVLEKVREQKDEERRREEDRVERLRPSEDADNDA, from the coding sequence ATGGCAAGTAGTACTCGGGACCCAGAAGTTGTACGCGTGTCGCAGAAGGGTCAAGCGACGATTCCGAAAGCGCTCCGCGAGAAATTCGGTATCGAAACACCCGGGGAAGTGTTCGTCTACGAAGAGGGCGAACGTATCATCATCGAACCCATTCCATCGTTCGACGAACTCCACGGTATCCACGCTGGTGAACACGAACCCGGCGAAGTACTGGAGAAGGTCCGTGAGCAAAAGGACGAAGAACGACGCCGGGAGGAAGACCGTGTCGAGCGCCTTCGACCATCCGAAGACGCGGATAACGACGCATGA